The Hyphomicrobiales bacterium genome has a window encoding:
- a CDS encoding hypothetical protein (Evidence 5 : Unknown function) — protein sequence MGQPKNDVRIAFFSSAQTKLARWAAYRNIQFAI from the coding sequence ATGGGGCAACCCAAGAACGACGTGCGCATCGCCTTCTTCTCCTCCGCGCAAACGAAACTCGCTCGCTGGGCCGCCTACCGCAACATCCAGTTCGCAATTTAA